The following coding sequences are from one Streptomyces sp. NBC_01294 window:
- a CDS encoding DUF4360 domain-containing protein, translating into MIKSLRTGFTAAAVTATLVTLTPTAGASASAPLDEVTVDVATVNGSGCRPGSATVAVAPDNSAFTVTYSEYLAQAGGGAPAVEGRKNCLLSLQVHVPQGYTYAVAQVDYRGFGSLQEGAIGTQKASYYFQGMSQTAQRTHRFNGHLDDNWQATDTTGIEALVFAPCGEQRNFNINTELRAEVGTSDPSQTSFMALDSTDGSINSVYHFSWKKCPAR; encoded by the coding sequence GTGATCAAGTCGCTCCGTACCGGATTCACCGCAGCCGCCGTGACCGCAACGCTCGTCACGCTCACCCCCACGGCCGGGGCCAGCGCCTCGGCCCCCCTCGACGAAGTGACCGTGGACGTCGCCACCGTGAACGGATCGGGCTGCCGCCCAGGCAGCGCCACCGTCGCCGTGGCGCCGGACAACTCGGCCTTCACCGTCACCTACAGCGAGTACCTGGCCCAGGCCGGCGGCGGCGCCCCCGCCGTCGAGGGCCGCAAGAACTGTCTCCTCTCCCTCCAAGTGCACGTCCCCCAGGGCTACACCTACGCCGTGGCCCAGGTCGACTACCGGGGCTTCGGCAGCCTGCAGGAGGGCGCGATCGGCACGCAGAAGGCCAGCTACTACTTCCAGGGCATGAGCCAGACCGCCCAGCGCACGCACCGGTTCAACGGCCACCTCGACGACAACTGGCAGGCGACCGACACCACGGGCATCGAGGCCCTGGTGTTCGCACCCTGCGGCGAACAGCGCAACTTCAACATCAACACCGAGCTGCGCGCGGAAGTGGGCACCTCCGACCCGTCGCAGACCAGCTTCATGGCCCTCGACTCGACGGACGGCAGCATCAACAGCGTCTACCACTTCTCCTGGAAGAAGTGCCCCGCGCGCTGA